The following are encoded together in the Syntrophobacterales bacterium genome:
- the rplR gene encoding 50S ribosomal protein L18, translating into MDRRKKTEARARRKRRIRKKISGVVDKPRLCVYKSLKEIYAQLIDDSASKVITGVSTLSKEVRTELKYGGNVEAAKKVGLHIGRKAKELGVEHVVFDRNGFKYHGRVAALAEGAREAGLIF; encoded by the coding sequence ATGGATAGAAGAAAGAAGACCGAAGCAAGAGCGCGAAGAAAGAGACGGATCAGAAAGAAAATATCGGGCGTTGTGGATAAACCGAGACTGTGTGTATACAAAAGCCTGAAAGAGATATATGCCCAGCTTATTGACGACTCGGCTAGCAAGGTGATCACTGGGGTATCGACACTGTCGAAAGAAGTGAGAACGGAGCTTAAATACGGCGGGAATGTCGAAGCGGCAAAGAAAGTCGGTCTGCATATAGGTAGGAAAGCTAAGGAACTGGGAGTTGAACATGTAGTGTTTGACAGGAATGGTTTTAAATACCATGGCAGAGTTGCTGCTCTTGCAGAAGGCGCGAGAGAAGCCGGGTTAATTTTCTGA
- the rpmC gene encoding 50S ribosomal protein L29 — protein sequence MRAKDLKELTKEELIKRKKDLKEEMFNLRFQLSTGQLENTARMGILKKDVARLETILRQKELHA from the coding sequence ATGAGAGCGAAGGATCTGAAGGAACTCACAAAAGAGGAACTTATCAAGAGGAAGAAGGACCTGAAGGAGGAAATGTTCAATCTCAGGTTTCAGCTTTCTACGGGGCAGCTGGAAAATACCGCGAGAATGGGCATTCTGAAAAAGGATGTAGCAAGACTTGAGACGATTTTGAGGCAGAAGGAATTACACGCTTAA
- the rpmD gene encoding 50S ribosomal protein L30 yields the protein MDYIKAKWVKGYIGRTKDQRDTVRSLGFRKLQEERVLKNTPEIRGMIKKVMHLVRIVEDV from the coding sequence TTGGACTACATCAAAGCGAAATGGGTTAAAGGCTATATAGGGCGTACAAAGGATCAGAGAGACACGGTGCGCAGCCTCGGATTCAGGAAGCTGCAGGAGGAGAGAGTCCTCAAGAATACGCCTGAAATAAGGGGCATGATAAAGAAGGTCATGCATCTTGTGAGAATTGTGGAGGATGTATAA
- the rpsS gene encoding 30S ribosomal protein S19 has protein sequence MARSLKKGPYVGGKLVEKVEEIKESKSSKAIKTWSRSSTIIPDFIGLTFAVHNGKKFIPVFITEEMVGHKLGEFSPTRTFHSHSGDRKAKVAKRKD, from the coding sequence ATGGCGAGGTCTTTAAAAAAAGGGCCGTACGTGGGCGGAAAGTTAGTAGAGAAGGTCGAAGAGATCAAGGAGTCCAAGAGTTCAAAGGCAATAAAAACCTGGTCAAGAAGCTCGACGATCATTCCGGATTTTATCGGGCTCACCTTCGCGGTTCATAACGGAAAGAAATTCATACCGGTCTTCATAACGGAAGAGATGGTTGGGCATAAACTGGGTGAGTTTTCTCCCACAAGGACATTTCACAGCCATTCGGGGGATAGAAAGGCAAAAGTGGCGAAGAGAAAGGATTAA
- a CDS encoding 50S ribosomal protein L23 — MNEYDVVVRPIITEKSSLLKETSNQYVFEVQRDANKIEIKKAVEKLFKVKVVSVSVIQLEGKKKRVGRFSGKKPDWKKAYVKLSPKDKITIFEGV; from the coding sequence ATGAACGAATACGACGTGGTAGTTAGGCCCATAATTACAGAAAAAAGCTCGCTCCTGAAAGAGACTTCGAATCAATATGTGTTTGAGGTTCAGAGGGATGCGAATAAAATAGAAATCAAAAAGGCTGTCGAGAAGCTGTTCAAAGTGAAAGTTGTCTCGGTAAGCGTAATACAGCTTGAAGGAAAGAAGAAGAGGGTCGGAAGGTTCTCAGGCAAGAAGCCTGATTGGAAAAAAGCGTACGTGAAGTTGAGTCCTAAAGACAAAATAACAATTTTTGAAGGTGTATGA
- the rpsJ gene encoding 30S ribosomal protein S10, which translates to MRQRIRICLKAFDHRLLDQSVKEIVEAAKKTGAQVVGPVPLPTRIQKFCVLRSPHIDKKSREQFEVRTHKRLIDIVEPTQQTVDALMKLELSAGVDVEIKS; encoded by the coding sequence ATGAGGCAGAGAATCAGGATATGCCTGAAAGCCTTTGATCACAGACTGCTTGATCAGTCGGTGAAAGAGATCGTTGAAGCAGCAAAGAAGACAGGGGCGCAGGTGGTTGGACCGGTACCGTTACCCACGAGAATACAGAAGTTCTGTGTGCTGAGGTCACCTCATATTGATAAGAAATCAAGAGAACAGTTTGAGGTGAGGACACATAAGAGGTTGATCGATATCGTCGAGCCGACACAGCAGACCGTAGACGCGCTCATGAAACTGGAACTTTCAGCCGGTGTTGACGTGGAGATAAAATCTTAG
- the rplP gene encoding 50S ribosomal protein L16, whose protein sequence is MLAPKRVRYRKQMKGRMKGSASRGNKVSFGEYGLQALECGWITSRQIEAARVALTRFVKRTGKVWIRVFPDKPITKKPAETRMGKGKGPSEGWVAVVKPGKILYEIQGVPEDKAKEALRIASFKLPIGMRFITRSEE, encoded by the coding sequence ATGCTTGCACCAAAGAGGGTTAGATACAGAAAACAGATGAAAGGCAGAATGAAAGGGTCTGCGAGCCGAGGCAATAAAGTGAGTTTTGGGGAATATGGACTTCAGGCCCTTGAGTGTGGATGGATCACATCTAGACAGATAGAGGCTGCCAGGGTCGCACTCACGAGATTTGTCAAGAGAACAGGCAAGGTCTGGATCAGAGTATTTCCTGATAAACCCATTACCAAGAAGCCAGCGGAAACACGCATGGGTAAAGGAAAAGGACCTTCGGAAGGTTGGGTTGCGGTTGTGAAGCCAGGAAAGATTCTGTATGAGATTCAGGGCGTACCCGAAGACAAGGCGAAGGAAGCTCTAAGGATTGCTTCTTTTAAACTGCCCATAGGTATGCGGTTTATAACGAGAAGCGAGGAATGA
- the rpsQ gene encoding 30S ribosomal protein S17 — protein sequence MELKSSIGRKKIIGIVIKDKMDKSVVIEVEKFLKHPRYHKYLKMKKKYKAHDEANVCKVGDKVLLVETRPLSKDKRWLVKEVIKREAPVAIVKDEVVKDDTGAN from the coding sequence ATGGAACTGAAAAGCAGCATCGGAAGAAAAAAAATTATCGGGATTGTTATTAAAGACAAGATGGATAAAAGTGTGGTGATTGAAGTCGAGAAATTCTTGAAACATCCCAGATACCATAAATATTTGAAGATGAAGAAGAAATACAAGGCACACGATGAGGCAAATGTGTGCAAGGTGGGAGATAAGGTTCTTCTCGTCGAGACGAGGCCGCTGAGCAAAGACAAGAGATGGTTGGTAAAAGAAGTGATAAAACGGGAGGCACCTGTAGCGATAGTTAAGGACGAGGTGGTAAAGGATGATACAGGAGCGAACTAA
- the rplE gene encoding 50S ribosomal protein L5 gives MKTGYVEYYEKEVKAALMRRFKYKNVMQVPKIEKIVVNVGLGEAIQNIKALDAASHDIMLITGQKPVITKAKKSIASFKLREGMSIGCMVTLRQERMYEFYRKLVTIVLPRVRDFKGVSPKSFDGRGNYTLGLKEQTLFPEIEYDKIDKVRGMNITITTTAPSDEEGFELLKLMGMPFRV, from the coding sequence TTGAAGACAGGATATGTGGAATATTATGAGAAGGAAGTAAAAGCTGCTTTGATGCGGAGGTTTAAATACAAAAATGTAATGCAGGTGCCGAAGATCGAGAAGATAGTGGTAAATGTGGGTCTGGGGGAGGCTATTCAGAACATTAAAGCTCTTGACGCTGCATCTCATGATATTATGCTTATCACTGGTCAGAAACCGGTTATTACAAAGGCGAAGAAATCGATCGCGTCCTTCAAATTGAGGGAAGGTATGTCGATCGGTTGCATGGTTACGCTCAGACAGGAGCGGATGTACGAATTTTATCGAAAGTTGGTTACGATCGTACTTCCAAGGGTTAGAGACTTCAAGGGCGTCTCTCCGAAATCCTTTGACGGGAGAGGGAACTACACCTTGGGCCTCAAAGAGCAGACTCTGTTCCCTGAAATAGAATATGATAAGATTGATAAGGTAAGGGGTATGAATATTACCATCACCACAACAGCGCCTTCAGACGAGGAAGGATTTGAACTTCTGAAGCTTATGGGCATGCCTTTCAGAGTTTGA
- the rplN gene encoding 50S ribosomal protein L14 has translation MIQERTKLDVADNSGAKKLGCIRVLGGSRKRYGTVGDIIVASVKEVIPNSKVKKGDVVKAVIVRTSKEIRRIDGSYVRFDDNSAVIINQYNEPIGTRIFGPVARELRAKKFMKIVSLAPEVV, from the coding sequence ATGATACAGGAGCGAACTAAACTCGACGTGGCGGACAATTCGGGAGCCAAGAAGCTTGGATGTATACGGGTTCTCGGGGGATCCAGGAAGAGATATGGAACGGTAGGGGATATTATTGTGGCATCAGTTAAAGAGGTTATCCCCAATTCGAAGGTAAAGAAGGGCGATGTAGTGAAAGCGGTGATTGTACGAACTAGCAAAGAGATCAGGCGTATTGACGGATCGTATGTGAGGTTTGACGACAACTCTGCAGTCATTATCAACCAGTATAATGAACCGATCGGCACGAGGATATTCGGTCCGGTCGCAAGAGAACTGCGCGCTAAGAAGTTCATGAAGATAGTATCCTTGGCTCCGGAAGTGGTGTAG
- the rpsE gene encoding 30S ribosomal protein S5: protein MVEKKRTEADGLELQDRLVYINRVAKVVKGGRRFSFSAIVVVGDGNGKVGYGLGKANEVPDAIRKAVERAKKDIIEVPVTKGTIPHEIMEKYGTSQVFMKPAKEGTGVIAGRAVRAVVEVAGITNILTKCYGSRNYHNVVKATIKGLSLLKSPEFSLKQRGKTRGEEG from the coding sequence TTGGTTGAGAAAAAGCGAACAGAGGCAGACGGACTAGAACTACAGGACAGGCTGGTTTACATAAATCGGGTTGCGAAAGTAGTGAAGGGCGGAAGAAGGTTCAGCTTCAGTGCGATTGTGGTTGTCGGGGATGGCAACGGCAAAGTCGGCTATGGTCTTGGAAAGGCCAACGAAGTGCCTGACGCGATCCGAAAAGCTGTGGAGCGTGCCAAGAAAGATATTATTGAGGTACCTGTCACTAAAGGGACGATCCCACATGAGATCATGGAAAAATATGGTACCAGCCAGGTGTTCATGAAGCCGGCCAAAGAGGGCACAGGTGTTATAGCGGGTCGGGCAGTCCGTGCCGTCGTGGAGGTTGCTGGAATAACAAATATACTGACAAAATGCTATGGCTCCAGAAACTATCATAATGTGGTAAAAGCCACGATCAAGGGGCTTTCTCTGTTGAAGTCGCCTGAATTTTCCTTGAAACAGAGAGGGAAGACAAGGGGCGAGGAGGGATAA
- the rpsH gene encoding 30S ribosomal protein S8, translating to MGMVDPIADMLTRIRNAIMARHESVDIPYSNMKLAISKILKEEGYIRNYKTFVDEARKRFLKVYLNYDENNKSVITGLKRVSKPGRRVYVKAEGIQSLKTRLSLVVLSTSKGLMTDINAGKNKVGGEPLLMVW from the coding sequence ATGGGTATGGTAGATCCAATCGCCGATATGCTTACGAGAATAAGAAACGCGATCATGGCCCGACATGAATCGGTTGACATACCTTATTCCAATATGAAACTCGCTATATCCAAGATTCTTAAGGAGGAGGGTTACATAAGGAATTATAAGACTTTCGTCGATGAGGCTCGCAAGAGGTTTCTGAAAGTATATCTGAATTACGATGAGAACAATAAGAGCGTGATCACAGGCCTTAAACGGGTGAGCAAGCCCGGCAGAAGGGTCTACGTGAAAGCGGAAGGTATACAGAGTTTGAAAACGCGGCTCAGCCTTGTGGTTCTTTCTACATCGAAGGGACTCATGACTGACATAAATGCAGGGAAGAATAAAGTAGGAGGGGAACCCCTCCTCATGGTCTGGTGA
- the rpsC gene encoding 30S ribosomal protein S3, producing the protein MGQKTNPFGFRLGVIKTWDSRWFASKNYAKFLHEDLAIKKFLKERLHQAGISKIEVERAANKDKRAKINIFTSRPGLVIGRKGAEVENLKRELQRITDKEIILNITEVKRPEIDAQLVAENIALQLERRVSFRRAMKRNVSQALKFGAKGIKAMCAGRLAGAEMARTEWYREGRVPLQTIRADIDYGFAIASTKYGVIGIKVWVFKGEIYQEAR; encoded by the coding sequence ATGGGTCAGAAGACAAATCCTTTCGGTTTCAGGCTTGGTGTAATAAAGACATGGGATTCCAGATGGTTTGCATCAAAGAATTATGCCAAATTTCTCCACGAGGACTTGGCTATCAAGAAATTCCTTAAAGAGAGACTCCACCAGGCCGGGATTTCGAAGATAGAGGTCGAGAGGGCTGCAAATAAGGATAAGAGGGCAAAGATCAACATCTTCACGTCAAGACCTGGCCTTGTTATAGGAAGAAAAGGCGCTGAGGTAGAAAATCTGAAGAGAGAGCTTCAACGCATCACAGATAAGGAGATTATCCTGAACATCACGGAAGTGAAGAGGCCCGAGATAGATGCACAACTTGTGGCGGAAAATATCGCACTTCAGCTTGAGAGAAGAGTGTCCTTCAGAAGGGCGATGAAACGGAATGTCTCGCAGGCGTTGAAGTTCGGGGCGAAAGGCATCAAGGCGATGTGTGCAGGAAGGCTTGCGGGCGCCGAGATGGCAAGGACGGAATGGTACCGAGAAGGCAGGGTACCTCTTCAGACAATAAGGGCCGATATTGACTATGGCTTCGCGATAGCGAGCACGAAATATGGCGTCATAGGGATTAAAGTGTGGGTTTTTAAGGGCGAAATTTATCAGGAGGCAAGATAA
- the rplO gene encoding 50S ribosomal protein L15: MRLSDLKPFVGSRKNRKRVGRGTGSGLGTTAGYGNKGQRSTSGGSKGKSFEGGQMPLTRRIPKRGFKNPFRVEFAVIKVEDLEKFRGKEQVGIQDIIEAGFVKKIRNGVKLLSDGEIDFPIKITVHKASKKAIDKITAQGGSVEVLV; this comes from the coding sequence ATGAGACTGTCTGACTTAAAGCCATTCGTTGGATCCAGGAAGAATAGAAAGCGTGTAGGAAGAGGAACGGGATCAGGCCTAGGTACGACTGCTGGCTATGGGAACAAGGGACAACGTTCGACAAGCGGCGGTTCAAAGGGCAAAAGCTTCGAGGGCGGACAGATGCCGCTCACAAGAAGAATCCCGAAGAGAGGTTTCAAAAACCCCTTCAGAGTTGAGTTTGCCGTTATAAAAGTAGAGGACCTTGAGAAGTTCAGGGGCAAGGAACAAGTAGGAATACAGGATATCATAGAGGCAGGATTTGTAAAGAAAATCAGAAATGGAGTGAAACTGTTGTCGGACGGCGAGATCGACTTCCCTATCAAGATAACGGTTCATAAAGCATCCAAAAAGGCGATAGATAAGATTACCGCGCAGGGTGGCTCTGTGGAGGTACTGGTTTAA
- the rplX gene encoding 50S ribosomal protein L24 translates to MEKHYHVKKNDLVMVSTGKDKGKTGKVLRIIKKKDRLIVEKINMIKRHVKPSQKAKGGIMERESPIHVSNVMIYCEKCSKPVRVGRKILEDGKKIRFCKKCEEVIDK, encoded by the coding sequence ATGGAGAAACATTATCATGTGAAAAAGAATGACCTTGTAATGGTGAGCACCGGTAAAGATAAGGGTAAAACCGGAAAGGTGCTGAGGATCATAAAGAAAAAGGATCGGCTTATTGTTGAGAAGATAAACATGATAAAGAGGCACGTGAAGCCGAGTCAGAAAGCAAAGGGCGGAATCATGGAAAGGGAAAGCCCCATCCATGTGTCGAACGTGATGATTTACTGCGAAAAGTGCTCAAAACCTGTGCGGGTGGGCAGGAAAATTCTTGAGGACGGCAAGAAGATAAGGTTCTGCAAGAAGTGCGAAGAGGTCATTGACAAGTAG
- the rplV gene encoding 50S ribosomal protein L22 yields the protein MEIIARAKMIRISPRKVRLIGDLLKKKNINDASGLLTYMPQKASGILKKLLDSAVANARQKKYVDIDNLFVKNVIVDGGPVIKRFLPRAMGRATKIRKRMSHITMVLDES from the coding sequence ATGGAAATTATTGCCAGAGCAAAAATGATACGGATATCCCCGAGAAAAGTAAGGCTCATAGGGGACCTGCTGAAAAAAAAGAATATCAATGATGCAAGTGGTCTGCTCACATATATGCCGCAAAAGGCGTCGGGCATCCTAAAGAAACTTTTAGACAGTGCCGTTGCCAACGCAAGACAGAAGAAGTATGTGGATATTGACAATCTTTTTGTGAAGAATGTTATCGTCGATGGCGGACCAGTCATTAAGAGATTTCTGCCGAGGGCCATGGGAAGGGCTACGAAGATCAGAAAACGGATGAGCCACATCACTATGGTTTTAGATGAATCATAA
- a CDS encoding type Z 30S ribosomal protein S14, whose product MARKAMIEKTKRTPKYKVRARNRCVVCGRPRGYLGKFQMCRICFRQRSLRGEVPGVIKSSW is encoded by the coding sequence ATGGCACGAAAAGCGATGATAGAAAAGACCAAGAGAACTCCTAAATATAAAGTAAGAGCCAGGAATAGGTGTGTGGTTTGTGGGAGGCCGAGAGGTTACTTGGGTAAGTTCCAGATGTGCAGAATATGCTTCAGGCAGCGATCCTTAAGGGGAGAGGTTCCTGGAGTTATAAAATCGAGTTGGTAA
- the rplB gene encoding 50S ribosomal protein L2: MGVREYKPTSAGRRFMSGLTYNEITKDKPEKSLLKPLKKTGGRNNSGKITTRHIGGGHKRRYRVIDFKRDKFEIPGKVRGIEYDPNRSAHIALIYYADGEKRYMIAPHGMKVGEIIISSKRVDTEIKEGNALPLRFIPLGTFVYNVEMKPGKGGQLARGAGSYAQLVAKEGDYGHVRLPSGAVRLIHLNCVATIGQASNIDHENITVGKAGKPRWLGIRPTVRGTAMNPVDHPLGGGEGRSKGGRHPCSPWGQLAKGMKTRKNKRTDKFVVKKRD, from the coding sequence ATGGGCGTCAGGGAATACAAACCTACTTCTGCGGGTCGAAGATTTATGAGCGGCCTGACCTACAATGAGATTACCAAAGATAAGCCGGAAAAGTCGCTCCTGAAGCCGCTGAAGAAGACCGGGGGAAGGAATAATTCTGGTAAAATCACCACGCGCCACATTGGAGGCGGACACAAGAGAAGGTACAGGGTAATTGATTTCAAAAGGGATAAATTTGAGATACCCGGCAAGGTTCGCGGCATAGAGTATGACCCGAACAGGTCTGCGCACATAGCGCTTATTTATTATGCCGATGGAGAAAAGCGGTATATGATTGCTCCCCATGGAATGAAGGTGGGCGAAATTATCATATCGAGCAAAAGAGTGGATACGGAGATTAAGGAAGGTAACGCACTTCCGTTGCGGTTCATACCGCTCGGGACTTTTGTTTATAATGTTGAGATGAAGCCCGGTAAGGGCGGACAGCTTGCAAGAGGTGCGGGAAGCTACGCTCAGCTCGTGGCGAAAGAAGGAGATTATGGCCATGTTCGGTTGCCGTCAGGAGCGGTGAGGCTTATCCACCTTAACTGTGTGGCTACCATTGGGCAAGCGAGCAATATAGATCATGAGAATATAACGGTAGGAAAGGCCGGGAAACCCCGGTGGCTCGGCATCAGACCGACAGTAAGAGGGACGGCGATGAATCCTGTCGATCACCCTCTGGGCGGCGGCGAAGGCCGGTCAAAGGGTGGAAGGCATCCTTGCTCACCTTGGGGTCAGTTGGCCAAGGGAATGAAGACAAGAAAGAATAAGAGAACAGATAAATTTGTAGTAAAGAAAAGGGATTAG
- the rplD gene encoding 50S ribosomal protein L4, whose translation MAMTDLIDIKGEKVGEIEIKDEIFNCEVKPYLIHDVVKMQLANKRSGTASTKTRKEVSGGGKKPYRQKGTGRARQGTSRSPVQVGGGTVFGPHPRSYRYLLPKKVRRSALRSALTVRYTGSEMKVLDRLELAGISTKTFNSILKSLSLTKPLFIIDKKDEIVEKSARNIPYVKVLKVDGLNVYDVIRHEQLIVTLDALRRIEEVLVS comes from the coding sequence ATGGCAATGACAGACCTGATAGATATTAAGGGTGAGAAGGTGGGTGAAATCGAAATTAAAGACGAGATCTTTAATTGTGAGGTGAAGCCCTACCTTATTCACGATGTCGTAAAGATGCAACTTGCTAACAAAAGGAGCGGTACGGCATCTACGAAGACACGAAAAGAAGTGAGCGGTGGCGGAAAAAAGCCTTACCGGCAGAAGGGCACAGGGCGAGCTAGGCAAGGTACCTCAAGGTCACCTGTCCAAGTAGGCGGTGGAACAGTGTTTGGTCCGCATCCGCGAAGCTATCGCTATCTGCTTCCGAAAAAGGTGCGAAGAAGCGCCCTAAGATCAGCACTTACGGTAAGATATACGGGATCGGAAATGAAAGTTCTCGATAGGTTGGAACTTGCGGGGATCAGCACGAAAACTTTTAACAGCATCCTGAAATCACTGAGCCTCACAAAGCCGCTGTTTATTATCGACAAGAAAGATGAGATTGTGGAGAAGTCGGCAAGGAATATTCCATATGTAAAAGTCCTAAAGGTAGATGGGCTGAATGTGTATGACGTAATCAGGCACGAGCAACTGATCGTGACACTGGATGCACTGCGGAGGATTGAAGAGGTGCTTGTATCATGA
- the secY gene encoding preprotein translocase subunit SecY, producing the protein MGGFQNIGKIPELKRRIITTLFLLLVYRVGVHIPTPGIDGKVLAGIFERARSTLLGFFDMFAGGGLERLSIFALGIMPYISASIILQLLTVVVPTLEKLSKEGEAGKKKITQYTRYGTVVISLIQGFGIAVGLEQMKGAAGELVVYNAGWSFRLMTMITLTAGTSFIMWLGEQITEKGIGNGISLIIFAGIVARMPNAIAQTMTLVGGGELNWFFVLVVVVMMLIVIAFIIFMETSQRRIPVQYAKRVVGRKMYGGQTTHLPLKVNTAGVIPPIFASSIIMFPATIANFIDHPWMKNVAGYLTPGSWMYEIMYVSFIIFFCFFYTAIVFNPDNVADNMKKYGGYIPGIRPGKRTAEYIEKILSRVTFIGAIYISFVCVLPTLLVKKFNVPFYFGGTALLIVVGVALDTIQQIESHLILRHYDGLVKKSGRIKGRR; encoded by the coding sequence ATGGGAGGTTTCCAGAATATTGGGAAAATCCCTGAGCTTAAACGGAGAATAATTACAACTCTTTTTCTGCTGTTGGTCTATAGAGTTGGTGTCCATATCCCCACTCCCGGTATAGACGGGAAAGTGCTCGCAGGTATCTTTGAAAGGGCACGCAGCACGTTGCTTGGGTTTTTCGATATGTTTGCCGGTGGAGGCCTCGAAAGACTGTCTATATTTGCCCTTGGTATTATGCCGTACATAAGTGCGTCCATCATTTTGCAACTGCTGACGGTGGTAGTACCGACGCTTGAGAAGTTATCAAAAGAAGGAGAGGCCGGAAAGAAGAAAATCACACAGTATACAAGGTACGGTACTGTAGTGATCAGTCTTATACAGGGCTTTGGGATTGCCGTAGGCTTGGAACAGATGAAGGGCGCTGCTGGAGAGCTCGTGGTGTATAACGCAGGATGGAGTTTCAGGCTTATGACCATGATAACGCTTACCGCAGGTACGTCATTTATCATGTGGCTCGGGGAGCAGATTACAGAGAAAGGCATCGGAAACGGCATTTCTCTTATTATCTTCGCGGGTATTGTGGCGAGGATGCCCAATGCTATCGCTCAAACAATGACACTAGTCGGTGGTGGCGAGCTGAATTGGTTTTTTGTCCTTGTCGTAGTGGTTATGATGCTGATTGTGATTGCTTTCATCATCTTTATGGAAACATCCCAGAGGAGGATTCCCGTACAGTATGCGAAGCGTGTAGTTGGGAGAAAAATGTACGGAGGCCAGACGACACACCTGCCACTCAAGGTGAATACAGCAGGAGTTATTCCACCCATATTTGCATCGTCCATAATTATGTTCCCCGCAACGATAGCGAATTTTATCGACCATCCTTGGATGAAAAATGTTGCCGGATACCTTACCCCAGGAAGTTGGATGTACGAGATCATGTACGTGAGTTTTATCATTTTTTTCTGTTTCTTTTATACCGCTATTGTCTTTAATCCGGATAACGTGGCGGATAATATGAAGAAATATGGGGGGTATATCCCCGGCATAAGACCAGGTAAGAGGACTGCGGAGTATATAGAGAAAATTCTTTCTAGGGTGACCTTTATTGGGGCAATTTATATTTCGTTTGTCTGCGTTCTTCCTACATTGCTGGTGAAGAAATTCAACGTGCCTTTTTACTTCGGTGGCACCGCTTTGCTGATTGTTGTAGGTGTGGCTCTTGACACTATACAGCAGATTGAATCGCACCTCATCCTGAGGCATTACGACGGTCTTGTTAAAAAGTCAGGAAGGATAAAAGGGAGAAGGTGA
- the rplF gene encoding 50S ribosomal protein L6, translating into MSRIGKKPIMVPAGTKLEIKDNMVFVAGPKGNLARPLLEGLQVNFDGNTVTVTRDSEEKKIKGFHGLMRTLISNMVEGVDKGFERKLEIVGIGYRAEIQGDNVVFYLGYSHPIAFALPEGISAQIEKQTLLTIRGINKELIGEVAAKMRALRSPDVYKNKGVKYADEVLKKKAGKSGK; encoded by the coding sequence ATGTCAAGGATAGGCAAGAAACCTATTATGGTGCCGGCAGGCACGAAATTGGAAATTAAAGACAATATGGTTTTTGTTGCCGGGCCGAAGGGCAATTTGGCGAGACCTTTGTTGGAGGGGTTGCAGGTAAACTTTGACGGCAATACGGTCACGGTGACGAGAGACAGCGAAGAGAAAAAGATCAAGGGTTTCCACGGGCTCATGAGGACGCTTATCTCTAATATGGTAGAAGGCGTTGACAAGGGCTTCGAAAGAAAGCTGGAGATCGTGGGTATTGGCTACAGGGCTGAAATTCAAGGTGACAACGTGGTTTTTTACCTCGGTTATTCACACCCGATTGCATTTGCTCTACCTGAGGGCATTTCCGCACAGATTGAAAAACAGACCTTGCTAACGATAAGGGGCATCAATAAAGAACTTATCGGAGAGGTGGCTGCAAAAATGAGGGCGCTTAGGTCGCCTGATGTGTATAAGAACAAAGGTGTGAAGTATGCCGACGAAGTCCTGAAGAAAAAAGCAGGCAAAAGCGGGAAGTAA